One genomic window of Cercospora beticola chromosome 5, complete sequence includes the following:
- a CDS encoding uncharacterized protein (antiSMASH:Cluster_16), whose amino-acid sequence MSGQPWEDRRGMFQRGKEVHDPARRPSQSGGVIEAVRRASVTSNNSLVEKPLSNDPASPSSPTSQRRRSSAASGGMFGSLAQHKRGSEDYATRRGSHAEQLTSGGAVSGWFNKTFRGISTPGDQKAADQKRGVME is encoded by the exons ATGTCTGGCCAGCCTTGGGAAGATCGTCGTGGAATGTTTCAGCGAGGAAAAGAAGTCCACGATCCTGCAAGACGGCCTTCTCAAAGTGGTGGTGTGATTGAAGCAGTGCGGAGAGCTTCTGTAACCAGCAACAACTCTTTGGTCGAGAAGCCATTGAGTAATGATCCAGCATCTCCCAGCTCGCCAACGAGCCAACGACGAAGG TCTTCAGCCGCATCTGGTGGCATGTTCGGTAGCCTCGCGCAGCACAAGCGTGGAAGCGAAGACTATGCGACGCGAAGAGGCAGCCACGCCGAGCAGCTCACATCGGGCGGAGCAGTATCAGGCTGGTTCAATAAGACCTTCCGAGGCATAAGCACACCTGGTGACCAGAAGGCCGCCGATCAGAAGCGTGGAGTCATGGAATGA